One Dioscorea cayenensis subsp. rotundata cultivar TDr96_F1 chromosome 17, TDr96_F1_v2_PseudoChromosome.rev07_lg8_w22 25.fasta, whole genome shotgun sequence DNA window includes the following coding sequences:
- the LOC120281125 gene encoding uncharacterized protein LOC120281125, which yields MEEPRKTLSEYERPQFTGEEFSVQVPTVSANNFEIKASTIGMIQNSVQFDGLADEDPHAHLAQFLQICSTFKINSVSDDAIRLRLFPFSLRGAAYRWLTSLAPGSITTWKEMVEKFLARYFPPSKAARLRQEISSFRQGDSETLFEAHERFKDLLRKCPHHGFPAWMRVQMLCNGLNYATRQLIDAAAGGSLSNKLPEEAEELIENMSSNECHWSTRKKPSRAAGLYEVNESIALTAMIDALTKHITEQNSKHDALAQIVDQLRLGSSSGSKAVLSCDTCGAGHATSQCPIFVAPSPPVETTNYVGCGPRGPGNQFGNPYNYGWRGSSNPSWNQGQSQYKPPPFQGNQYHAPPP from the coding sequence ATGGAGGAGCCTAGGAAAACCCTATCGGAATATGAAAGGCCACAGTTCACCGGAGAAGAATTTAGTGTCCAAGTACCAACCGTTTcggctaataactttgaaatcaaggcAAGTACAATAGGGATGATTCAGAATTCAGTACAGTTTGATGGTCTAGcagatgaggatccccatgccCATCTTGCTCAGTTCCTACAAATCTGCTCCACTTTCAAGATCAATTCAGTGtcagatgatgccatcagaCTGAGGTTGTTCCCATTCAGCTTGAGAGGTGCAGCATACAgatggctcacatccttagCTCCGGGGTCCatcaccacttggaaggaaatggtcgAGAAGTTCCTagcccgatattttcctccaagcaaGGCTGCAAGATTGAGACAGGAGATATCGTCTTTCAGGCAAGGTGATAGTGAGACACTATTTGAAGCCCATGAACGATTTAAGGACCTTCTTCGTAAGTGTCCTCATCACGGATTCCCTGCATGGATGAGAGTACAGATGTTGTGTAACGGGCTGAACTATGCTACTAGGCAGCTTATTGATGCAGCGGCAGGTGGTTCTTTAAGCAACAAGCTTCCTGAAGAGGCCGAGGAATTAATTGAGAATATGTCAAGCAACGAGTGTCATTGGAGCACTAGAAAGAAGCCTTCAAGGGCTGCAGGGCTATATGAGGTGAACGAATCCATAGCATTGACTGCGATGATTGATGCCTTGACGAAGCATATCACTGAGCAGAATTCGAAGCATGATGCCCTAGCACAAATAGTTGACCAGCTCAGGTTGGGGTCCAGTTCGGGTTCCAAGGCCGTTTTGTCATGTGACACTTGTGGAGCTGGGCATGCAACATCACAATGTCCTATTTTTGTTGCCCCATCACCTCCTGTAGAAACAACTAATTATGTTGGGTGTGGACCACGAGGACCAGGGAACCAATTTGGTAACCCTTACAATTATGGTTGGAGAGGCTCGTCAAATCCCTCTTGGAATCAAGGCCAATCTCAGTACAAGCCTCCACCATTTCAGGGAAACCAATACCATGCCCCTCCTCCATAA